GAAAAAATAAATTTTGGAGGTCATAAAAGAATGGAAGAAAGAATTAAGGAGATCATCGCAGATCAGCTCGGGATTGATGTTGAACAGATAAAGCCTGAGTCAAAATTTGTTGATGATCTTGGAGCTGACTCCCTTGATGTTGTTGAGCTTATCATGGCGTTTGAAGAGGAGTTTGATGTTGAAATTCCTGACGAAGATGCTGAAAAAATCCAGACTGTTGGTGATGTGATTGAGTACATCAAGGCAAAAAAAGGAGAATAAGTTAGTATGAGAAGAGTCGTCGTTACCGGCATTGGGGCTGTAACACCTTTAGGGCATAATGTGAAAGACACATGGGAAGGTTTGATCAATGGAAAAAGCGGTATTGATGTAATCAAACGGTTTGATCCTTACTCTTACAACCTTCCTGTTGTTATAGCCGGAGAGGTTAAGGATTTTGATCCTAAAAAATACCTTAACCCCAAAGATGCAAAAAGAATGAGCGACTTTGTAAAGTTTGCAATGGTAGCCGCAAAGGAGGCTATTTCAGATTCTGGGCTTGAACCTGACAAAATAGACCTTAACAGGGCAGGTGTTATAGTCGGTACCGGTATCGGTGGACTGAGGGATATTGAAGATCAACAAACTCTTTTACTTGAAAAAGGAGCCAGAAGGGTTTCTCCCTTCTTTATCCCTTCTGGTATATCAAACATGGCATCAGGTTATATATCCATAGAGTTTGGGTTTAAAGGACCTAATTCATGTGTTGTTACAGCCTGTGCAACAGGAACCCACGCCATAGGTGACGCTTTTAAGATAATACAGCGTGGAGATGCAGACATAATGATCGCAGGTGGAACTGAATCGGCAATAACGCCCCTTGGTATAGCCGGATTTGCGAATATGAAAGCCCTCTCAACAAGAAATGACGATCCACAAAAAGCATCAAGACCTTTTGATGCTGAGAGGGACGGTTTTGTGATGGGAGAAGGAGCCGGAATACTTGTTCTGGAGGAGCTTGAACATGCACTGAAAAGAGGGGCAAAGATATACGCTGAGGTTGTAGGATACGGTATGACAGGAGATGCCCACCACATAACAGCACCCTGTGCAGATGCTGATGGGGCGATAAGGGTTATGGAGATGGCACTTAACGACGCAAGACTAAATCCAGATGAAGTTGACTACATAAACGCCCACGGAACATCAACGCCTTTAAATGATAAGGTTGAAACCCTCGGCATAAAAAAAGTTTTTGGTGATCATGCTTACAAAATGAAAATAAGCTCAATAAAATCAATGATAGGACACCTTCTTGGTGCAGCAGGAGCTGTTGAGGCTGTTGCCACAGTAAAGACTATTGAAACTGGCATAATACCACCAACAATAAATTACGAACACCCTGATTCAGACTGTGATCTTGACTACACTCCAAATGAGGCTGTTGAATATCCGGTTAAGGCTGCTATATCTAACTCATTTGGTTTCGGCGGAACTAATGCATGCTTAGCATTCAAGGCTTATGAACATTGAGATTGAAAAGGAGTTTTTAGAGAGGATAAAAGCCCTTGAAAATAGGCTGGGCTACAGTTTCAAAGACAAAACCCTTCCCCTTTCTGCTTTAACCCACAGATCTTTTGCCGTAGAGTATCACAGAAAGCTTGCCGATTATGAGGTCTTAGAGTTTCTTGGAGATGCTGTTTTATCTTTGATAGTAAGTGAGATACTTATAAAAACATTTCCTGAAGCAAGGGAAGGTGATCTATCACAGATAAGATCTGCAGTCATAAGCGAAGCTTATCTTTCAAAACTTGCAAGAACAATAAATCTGGGAGAGCTTGTTCTACTAAGCAAGGGAGAAATAGCCCAGAAAGGTATGGAAAGGGAGTCTCTTCTTTGTGATGTTTTTGAGTCTGTTTTTGGGGCTGTGTATGTTGATTGTGGGTATCTTATAGACCCTCCAAGACAGATATTCAA
This genomic interval from Persephonella sp. contains the following:
- the acpP gene encoding acyl carrier protein is translated as MEERIKEIIADQLGIDVEQIKPESKFVDDLGADSLDVVELIMAFEEEFDVEIPDEDAEKIQTVGDVIEYIKAKKGE
- the fabF gene encoding beta-ketoacyl-ACP synthase II; the protein is MRRVVVTGIGAVTPLGHNVKDTWEGLINGKSGIDVIKRFDPYSYNLPVVIAGEVKDFDPKKYLNPKDAKRMSDFVKFAMVAAKEAISDSGLEPDKIDLNRAGVIVGTGIGGLRDIEDQQTLLLEKGARRVSPFFIPSGISNMASGYISIEFGFKGPNSCVVTACATGTHAIGDAFKIIQRGDADIMIAGGTESAITPLGIAGFANMKALSTRNDDPQKASRPFDAERDGFVMGEGAGILVLEELEHALKRGAKIYAEVVGYGMTGDAHHITAPCADADGAIRVMEMALNDARLNPDEVDYINAHGTSTPLNDKVETLGIKKVFGDHAYKMKISSIKSMIGHLLGAAGAVEAVATVKTIETGIIPPTINYEHPDSDCDLDYTPNEAVEYPVKAAISNSFGFGGTNACLAFKAYEH
- the rnc gene encoding ribonuclease III — encoded protein: MNIEIEKEFLERIKALENRLGYSFKDKTLPLSALTHRSFAVEYHRKLADYEVLEFLGDAVLSLIVSEILIKTFPEAREGDLSQIRSAVISEAYLSKLARTINLGELVLLSKGEIAQKGMERESLLCDVFESVFGAVYVDCGYLIDPPRQIFNRFFKDQLIHDIKKGDIPRDYKSLLQILTQKVFGKTPKYKVITAVGPEHAKTFTVECVIEGIRTTGIGKSKKEAETKAAQKAYIKLSETEKEK